From the Aminobacter aminovorans genome, one window contains:
- a CDS encoding dihydrofolate reductase family protein, which produces MRKIIVGAFMSLDGIMQAPGGPDEDPIGGFKFGGWAAPYFDETMTEGVGEMFAKPFDLLLGRKTWDIFAAHWPYVDADDPIGPLFDRINKYVATRNPDLKLGWQNSHSLGPDAVAALRKLKSEDGPDLLTQGSTDFLKTLLAADLVDELNISIFPLLLGKGKRLFGDAVMPSKLKLVSSKASGTGVTINKYVRDGDIVTGSFEFETPTDAELERRRKLT; this is translated from the coding sequence ATGAGAAAGATCATTGTGGGTGCGTTCATGAGCCTGGACGGCATCATGCAGGCGCCGGGCGGGCCCGATGAGGATCCGATCGGCGGCTTCAAATTTGGTGGCTGGGCCGCGCCCTATTTCGACGAAACGATGACCGAGGGGGTGGGCGAGATGTTCGCCAAGCCGTTCGATCTGCTGCTCGGGCGCAAGACTTGGGACATCTTTGCCGCGCACTGGCCCTATGTCGATGCCGACGACCCCATCGGCCCGCTGTTCGACCGCATCAACAAGTATGTGGCGACCCGCAATCCGGACCTGAAACTCGGCTGGCAGAACAGCCATTCGCTCGGTCCCGACGCGGTCGCTGCCTTGCGCAAGCTGAAATCAGAGGACGGGCCGGACCTGTTGACCCAGGGTTCGACGGATTTCCTGAAGACCCTGCTCGCCGCCGACCTCGTCGACGAACTCAACATCTCGATTTTCCCGCTGTTGCTGGGCAAGGGCAAGCGCCTGTTCGGCGATGCCGTCATGCCTTCGAAACTGAAGCTGGTGTCTTCGAAGGCTTCCGGCACCGGCGTGACGATCAACAAGTACGTCCGTGACGGCGACATTGTTACCGGCTCGTTCGAGTTCGAGACCCCGACCGACGCGGAACTGGAGCGGCGGCGGAAGCTGACCTGA
- a CDS encoding GcvT family protein, with protein sequence MAQEFPTQARVVIVGGGIIGCSVAYHLTKLGWTDVVLLEQGQLSGGTTWHAAGLVGQLRSHANMTSLIKYSTQLYSELEAETGLATGWKNCGSLSVARSADRMTVLKRTAASARAQGVDIEVISAKEAQDLWPVMAIDDLAGAVWLPGDGKANPTDLTQSLAKGARNRGARVIERVRVIGITVKDGKACGVETDKGNIAAEIVVNCAGQWARKVGAMCGVTVPLHSAEHMYIVTGKIEGVHPDLPVLRDPDGYIYFKEEVGGLVMGGFEPEAKPWGMNGIPDDFEFALLPDDWDQFEILMQNALVRVPQLETSEVKKFYNGPESFTADNNFILGEAPELKNFYVGAGFNSMGIASAGGAGRALAEWIVNGAATMDLWPVDIRRFAGFNNNPRWLHDRVKETLGLHYAMPWPNRELDTARPFRRSALYDRLAAKGACFGSKMGWERANWFAAQGEKPETQYAFGKQNWHEAVKREMKATREASGIFDQTSFAKILVQGRDAASVLNRICAADIDVEIGRSIYTGLLNERGGYESDLTVMRIGREKFLIVTGSAQAVHDADWISKNIPEDAHVTLTDVTSSYAVLALMGPRSRDILAKLTSADLSNAGFPFATIREIDIGYATAYANRMTYVGELGWELIVPTEFAVGVYEALHEAGREHGLADCGYYALEALRIEKGFRAWSRELTPDINPHEAGLAFAVSMDKPGGFIGKEALVAAKAKGKLTRRIVQFTLDDAAPMLWGGELILRDGKPVGEVRSAAYGHTLGRSVALGLLHNEAGVDKDFIETGRFEIDLAGERYTATAHLKAPYDPKSERVKADSAELREAA encoded by the coding sequence ATGGCGCAGGAATTCCCGACGCAGGCACGCGTCGTCATCGTCGGCGGCGGCATCATCGGCTGCTCGGTCGCTTATCATCTGACAAAACTCGGCTGGACCGACGTCGTGTTGCTCGAGCAGGGCCAGCTCAGCGGCGGCACCACCTGGCATGCGGCGGGCCTCGTCGGGCAGTTGCGCAGCCATGCCAACATGACCAGCCTGATCAAATACTCGACCCAGCTTTACAGCGAGCTCGAGGCCGAGACGGGTCTCGCCACGGGCTGGAAGAACTGCGGCTCTCTGTCGGTGGCGCGCAGTGCTGACCGCATGACGGTATTGAAGCGCACCGCGGCGTCGGCCCGCGCGCAAGGTGTCGACATTGAAGTGATTTCGGCCAAGGAGGCGCAGGACCTGTGGCCGGTCATGGCCATTGACGACCTCGCCGGCGCCGTCTGGCTGCCGGGCGACGGCAAGGCCAACCCGACCGACCTGACCCAGTCGCTGGCCAAGGGCGCGCGCAACCGCGGCGCGCGTGTCATCGAACGTGTCCGCGTAATCGGCATCACCGTCAAGGACGGCAAGGCCTGCGGCGTCGAGACCGACAAGGGCAACATCGCGGCCGAGATCGTCGTCAACTGCGCCGGACAGTGGGCGCGCAAGGTCGGCGCGATGTGCGGGGTGACCGTGCCGCTGCACTCGGCCGAGCACATGTACATCGTCACCGGCAAGATCGAGGGCGTGCATCCCGACCTGCCGGTGCTGCGCGACCCCGACGGTTATATCTACTTCAAGGAAGAGGTCGGTGGCCTGGTCATGGGCGGTTTCGAACCCGAGGCCAAGCCGTGGGGCATGAACGGCATTCCCGACGATTTCGAGTTCGCGCTTCTGCCCGACGACTGGGACCAGTTCGAGATCCTGATGCAGAACGCATTGGTGCGCGTGCCGCAACTGGAAACCTCCGAGGTCAAGAAATTCTACAACGGGCCCGAGAGCTTCACCGCCGACAACAACTTCATCCTCGGCGAGGCACCGGAACTGAAGAATTTCTACGTTGGCGCCGGTTTCAATTCGATGGGCATCGCCAGTGCCGGCGGCGCCGGCCGGGCGCTGGCCGAGTGGATCGTCAATGGTGCAGCGACCATGGACCTGTGGCCGGTCGATATCAGGCGCTTTGCCGGCTTCAACAACAATCCGCGCTGGCTGCACGACCGTGTCAAGGAAACGCTCGGCCTGCATTACGCCATGCCCTGGCCGAACCGCGAGCTCGACACCGCCCGTCCCTTCCGCCGCTCAGCACTCTACGACCGGCTTGCCGCGAAGGGCGCCTGCTTCGGCTCCAAGATGGGCTGGGAGCGCGCCAACTGGTTCGCCGCCCAAGGTGAGAAGCCCGAGACACAATACGCCTTCGGCAAGCAGAACTGGCATGAGGCGGTGAAGCGCGAGATGAAGGCCACCCGCGAGGCATCAGGCATCTTCGACCAGACCTCCTTCGCCAAGATTTTGGTGCAGGGCCGCGATGCAGCGTCAGTGCTCAACCGCATCTGTGCTGCCGACATCGACGTCGAGATCGGCCGCTCCATCTACACCGGCCTGCTGAATGAGCGCGGCGGCTATGAGAGTGACCTGACGGTCATGCGCATCGGCCGCGAGAAATTCCTGATCGTCACCGGCTCGGCTCAAGCCGTGCACGACGCCGACTGGATTTCCAAGAACATCCCCGAGGACGCCCATGTCACGTTGACCGACGTAACCTCGTCCTATGCGGTGCTGGCGCTGATGGGGCCACGCTCGCGCGATATCCTCGCCAAGCTCACCTCGGCGGATCTCTCCAACGCCGGCTTCCCGTTTGCCACCATCCGCGAGATCGACATCGGCTACGCCACCGCCTACGCCAACCGCATGACCTATGTCGGTGAGCTTGGCTGGGAGCTGATCGTGCCGACTGAATTCGCCGTCGGCGTCTACGAGGCGCTGCACGAAGCGGGACGCGAACATGGCCTTGCCGATTGCGGCTACTATGCGCTGGAAGCGCTGCGTATCGAGAAGGGCTTCCGCGCCTGGAGCCGGGAGCTGACCCCCGACATCAACCCCCACGAGGCCGGCCTCGCCTTTGCCGTGTCGATGGACAAGCCTGGCGGCTTCATCGGCAAGGAGGCGCTGGTCGCGGCAAAGGCCAAGGGCAAGCTTACCCGCCGCATCGTGCAATTCACGCTCGACGACGCAGCGCCGATGCTGTGGGGCGGCGAGCTGATCCTGCGCGACGGCAAGCCGGTCGGCGAGGTGCGCTCGGCTGCTTACGGCCACACGCTCGGCCGCTCGGTGGCGCTCGGCCTGCTGCACAACGAGGCCGGAGTCGACAAGGACTTCATCGAAACCGGCCGCTTCGAGATCGATCTTGCCGGCGAACGCTACACGGCAACGGCTCATCTCAAGGCCCCCTACGATCCCAAATCCGAGCGCGTCAAAGCCGACAGTGCGGAACTGCGCGAAGCCGCCTGA
- a CDS encoding DMT family transporter, producing MGQGLAWTLLVVAGVLDVAWAVSMKYAEGYTRLGWSIISVLLLAAFVYLLGKVLEVLPVGTAYAVWTGLGAAGTVIMGVVLFGETLGPLKLGGVIVVLAGIAMLKLAEA from the coding sequence ATGGGCCAGGGACTTGCCTGGACGCTACTGGTGGTAGCGGGCGTGCTCGACGTCGCCTGGGCGGTGTCGATGAAATATGCCGAAGGCTACACCCGCCTCGGTTGGTCGATCATCTCGGTGCTGTTGCTGGCAGCCTTCGTCTACCTGCTTGGCAAGGTGCTGGAGGTTCTGCCCGTCGGCACCGCCTATGCGGTGTGGACCGGTCTTGGCGCAGCCGGCACCGTCATCATGGGCGTTGTGCTGTTTGGCGAGACGCTTGGGCCGTTGAAGCTTGGTGGCGTCATTGTCGTGCTTGCCGGCATCGCCATGCTGAAGCTGGCGGAAGCCTGA
- the gstA gene encoding glutathione transferase GstA yields the protein MMKLYYATGTCSLSPHIVALEAGIPLDIERVDIMRKPHVTGAGQDFTKVNPNAYVPVLQLDDGSLLSEGAAIVQYLADLKPEARLAPAAGTRERYHLQSWLNFIATELHKMYSPWLFHPEYGAQAQEVARGKIAERLAYVESRLERSGSYLMGETFTAADAYLFTIVGWSAYAKVDLSTFPKLRAYVDRVGARPKVREAMLAEGMKLAA from the coding sequence ATGATGAAACTCTATTACGCCACCGGCACCTGCTCGCTCTCGCCCCACATCGTGGCGCTAGAAGCCGGCATCCCGCTCGACATCGAGCGCGTCGACATCATGCGGAAGCCGCATGTCACCGGCGCGGGACAAGACTTCACCAAGGTCAACCCGAACGCCTATGTGCCGGTGCTCCAACTCGACGACGGTTCGCTGCTGAGCGAGGGGGCAGCGATCGTGCAATATCTCGCCGACCTCAAGCCGGAAGCCAGGCTGGCACCGGCTGCCGGCACACGTGAGCGTTACCATCTGCAATCCTGGCTCAACTTCATCGCCACCGAACTGCACAAGATGTACAGCCCTTGGCTCTTCCATCCTGAATATGGCGCCCAGGCGCAGGAGGTGGCGCGCGGCAAGATCGCCGAACGGCTCGCTTATGTAGAAAGCCGTCTGGAGCGCAGCGGCTCTTACTTGATGGGCGAGACCTTCACCGCCGCCGACGCCTATCTCTTCACCATCGTCGGCTGGTCCGCCTACGCCAAAGTCGATCTCTCCACCTTCCCGAAGCTGCGCGCCTACGTGGACCGTGTCGGCGCGCGGCCCAAGGTGCGCGAGGCGATGTTGGCGGAAGGCATGAAGCTCGCGGCCTGA
- a CDS encoding LysR family transcriptional regulator, translating into MEDWNELRLVLAVARAGSLTLAAPLLGIDHSTVFRRLNALEQRLAVRVFERLPGGIYQLTLAGERMAAAAERMEDEALALARDIAGADGRLSGRLRVTSSETLAYSRLTTHLAAFRAVHPGIVVELAIENRILSLSRREADVALRPIRPKEGDLWGRKLSSVAWTLFASQDYLDVHGGMIECPDKLDGRAMVGWEETVGGIMAADWLDRNVPADNVVYRTNSLVNQSVAARAGIGLALLPCYLGDGEPGLVRALAEPIEELAGELWIVTHSDLKGTARVRAFFDVVGEGLVRERELFEGRRHL; encoded by the coding sequence ATGGAAGATTGGAACGAACTCAGGCTGGTGCTGGCAGTGGCCCGCGCCGGCAGCCTCACCTTGGCAGCGCCGCTGCTCGGCATCGACCACTCGACTGTCTTTCGCCGGCTCAACGCGCTCGAGCAGCGCTTGGCCGTACGGGTGTTCGAGCGTCTGCCCGGCGGCATCTACCAACTGACGCTGGCGGGTGAGCGCATGGCGGCGGCGGCCGAGCGCATGGAGGACGAAGCGCTGGCACTGGCGCGCGACATCGCCGGGGCCGACGGCCGGCTATCCGGACGGCTGCGCGTCACTTCGTCGGAAACGCTTGCCTATAGCAGGTTGACGACGCATCTGGCCGCGTTCCGCGCCGTCCATCCCGGCATCGTCGTCGAGCTGGCCATCGAAAACCGCATTCTCAGCCTGTCGCGCCGCGAGGCCGACGTGGCGCTACGGCCCATCAGGCCGAAAGAAGGCGACCTCTGGGGCCGGAAACTCTCAAGCGTCGCCTGGACCCTGTTTGCTTCGCAGGACTATCTCGATGTCCATGGCGGTATGATCGAATGTCCCGACAAACTGGACGGTCGCGCAATGGTCGGCTGGGAAGAGACGGTGGGCGGCATCATGGCTGCCGACTGGCTGGACCGGAACGTCCCGGCTGACAATGTCGTCTACCGCACCAACAGCCTAGTCAACCAGTCGGTGGCGGCACGGGCCGGCATAGGGCTTGCGCTCCTACCCTGCTACCTCGGTGACGGCGAGCCGGGACTCGTTCGCGCGTTGGCCGAGCCGATCGAGGAACTCGCCGGCGAACTCTGGATCGTCACCCATTCCGATCTCAAGGGCACCGCCCGTGTTCGCGCGTTTTTCGATGTCGTTGGCGAGGGACTTGTCCGCGAGCGGGAGCTTTTCGAAGGCAGGCGGCACTTGTGA
- a CDS encoding YciI family protein, protein MLYAILAYHAEGVVESWTEEEDAALMEDLLEINDRLVSEKHLGPAARLGPADSAVTLRGKGLGLVTDGPFAETKEQLLGLYVVDYPSMDGAVAAARELRSANPTAVYEIRPIMLYVPGAAIAADDG, encoded by the coding sequence ATGCTTTATGCCATCCTGGCGTATCACGCCGAGGGAGTGGTCGAATCCTGGACCGAGGAAGAAGACGCAGCGCTGATGGAGGACCTGCTCGAGATCAATGATCGTCTCGTCAGCGAAAAGCATCTGGGGCCGGCGGCGCGCCTCGGGCCGGCCGACAGCGCGGTCACTCTGAGGGGAAAGGGACTGGGACTGGTCACCGACGGTCCGTTCGCCGAGACCAAGGAGCAGTTGCTCGGCCTATATGTGGTCGACTATCCCAGCATGGACGGCGCGGTGGCCGCGGCACGCGAGCTGCGTTCCGCCAATCCGACCGCAGTCTATGAAATACGGCCGATCATGCTCTATGTTCCCGGCGCTGCGATCGCCGCCGACGACGGTTAG
- a CDS encoding LysR substrate-binding domain-containing protein, which translates to MRYVQLRAFHYVAVCGGFSRAAETLFLTQPAISDQVRKLEEEYDVLLFNRHKKQVTPTVAGQQLLEITRRMFDTEQQALELLSESRALRSGTLRIVADAAHHLLHILGQFRQKYPGIQVSVRAGNTETVISSLYSYEADIGVLGEIPTSRDFEVVNLNSTPIVAFVSTDHPLAQAKSLSLHELSLLPLVMRERGSKTRAKLEDLASKEGYEFKPAIEAEGREAVREIVASGAGVGFVSAAEFGQDARLVRIPIAAPEMLMDEALICLKERSGGKLVRVFLDIARTMATG; encoded by the coding sequence ATGCGCTACGTCCAGCTTCGAGCATTTCATTATGTCGCGGTCTGCGGCGGCTTTTCGCGCGCTGCCGAAACGTTGTTCCTCACTCAGCCGGCCATTTCCGATCAGGTGCGCAAGCTCGAGGAGGAATACGACGTCCTGCTGTTCAACCGTCACAAGAAGCAGGTGACACCGACGGTGGCCGGCCAGCAACTGCTCGAAATCACCCGCCGAATGTTCGACACCGAGCAACAGGCATTGGAGCTTTTGTCGGAATCCCGCGCGCTACGCTCCGGCACGCTGCGCATCGTGGCGGACGCCGCCCACCACCTGCTGCATATACTCGGTCAGTTCCGCCAGAAATATCCCGGCATCCAGGTCTCGGTCCGTGCCGGCAACACCGAGACGGTCATTTCCAGCCTCTACAGCTACGAGGCCGATATCGGCGTGCTTGGCGAAATCCCGACGAGCCGCGATTTCGAAGTGGTGAACCTCAACTCGACACCGATCGTGGCCTTCGTTTCCACCGATCATCCGCTCGCTCAGGCCAAGTCACTGTCGCTGCACGAACTGTCCCTGCTTCCGCTTGTCATGCGCGAGCGCGGCTCCAAGACCCGCGCCAAGCTGGAGGACCTCGCTTCGAAGGAAGGCTACGAGTTCAAGCCGGCGATAGAGGCGGAAGGCCGCGAGGCGGTGCGCGAAATCGTGGCCTCGGGCGCTGGCGTCGGCTTCGTGTCGGCCGCGGAGTTCGGCCAGGATGCGCGGCTGGTGCGGATACCCATCGCTGCACCAGAGATGCTGATGGACGAAGCGCTGATCTGCCTCAAGGAGCGCAGCGGCGGCAAGCTGGTGCGGGTCTTCCTCGACATCGCCCGGACGATGGCGACGGGGTGA
- a CDS encoding Na/Pi cotransporter family protein, whose product MHFMYILLQLAGAIMLLLWAVHMVRTGVERAHGALLREALRGATKGRVRAAAAGTVLAVMLQSATAVAVLAAGFAATGVISVSGGLAVMLGADVGSALVVQALSFDLSWLVPLLLFAGATMFLKVEARIVKQTGRTLLGIAFILISLRMVGEATAPMRHSALLPMAVDYLRSDPVTAFGAAALFTWLVHSSVASVLLFMSMAAQGVLPAEVALPMILGVNLGAGLVAVGLTRGQAIEARRIPLGNLIFRATAAVVILLGLQAETLPMAWFGETAARQVVNMHLAFNLALLVACLPFTAAMEKLARLILPDAPAGEEAFDLMSRRKSALDRTVIKMPSVALASATREVLRMAETVEIMLRPVMELFESGDKARVAQLRRLDEEVNRAHTDIKLYIAEVNRGTMSQDEARRGIELTDLAINLEHAGDIIAKNLLVLAEEKSDKRLSFSREGWSELTALHDRVLANMQIAMNVLVSGDLEAARQLVVEKERMRRLERDSHERHLKRLQSGTPQSIETSDIHLEAVRALKEFNSLLVSVAYPILTQSGDLLESRLAKTA is encoded by the coding sequence ATGCATTTTATGTACATCCTGCTGCAGCTGGCGGGCGCCATCATGCTTCTGCTCTGGGCCGTGCACATGGTGCGCACAGGCGTCGAGCGCGCGCATGGCGCATTGTTGCGCGAGGCGCTGCGCGGCGCAACCAAGGGCCGCGTTCGCGCGGCGGCGGCCGGCACGGTGCTCGCCGTCATGCTGCAGAGTGCCACCGCGGTCGCGGTGCTGGCCGCCGGCTTCGCCGCCACCGGCGTGATATCAGTCTCGGGTGGGCTCGCCGTGATGCTGGGCGCCGATGTCGGCTCGGCATTGGTGGTGCAGGCGCTGTCCTTCGACCTCTCCTGGCTGGTGCCGCTGCTGCTGTTTGCGGGCGCCACGATGTTTCTCAAGGTCGAGGCGCGCATCGTCAAGCAGACCGGGCGCACTTTGCTCGGCATCGCCTTCATCCTGATCTCGCTGCGCATGGTCGGCGAAGCAACCGCCCCGATGCGCCACAGCGCATTGCTGCCGATGGCCGTCGACTATTTACGCAGCGATCCCGTCACAGCCTTTGGCGCAGCGGCCCTGTTCACCTGGCTGGTCCACTCCAGCGTCGCGTCCGTACTCCTGTTCATGTCGATGGCGGCGCAAGGCGTGTTGCCGGCCGAAGTCGCGCTGCCGATGATCCTTGGCGTCAACCTCGGCGCCGGGCTCGTCGCTGTCGGGCTCACGCGTGGCCAGGCGATCGAAGCCAGGCGGATTCCGCTTGGCAACCTGATCTTCCGGGCAACGGCGGCGGTCGTCATCCTGCTTGGCCTGCAGGCAGAGACCTTGCCGATGGCCTGGTTCGGCGAAACGGCGGCCCGGCAGGTGGTCAATATGCACCTCGCCTTCAATCTTGCCCTGCTGGTTGCTTGCCTGCCCTTCACCGCGGCGATGGAAAAGCTGGCACGGCTGATCCTACCCGATGCACCGGCGGGCGAGGAAGCGTTCGACCTGATGTCGCGGCGCAAGAGCGCGCTCGACCGCACCGTCATCAAGATGCCGAGTGTGGCGCTTGCCAGTGCCACGCGCGAGGTGCTGCGCATGGCCGAGACGGTGGAGATCATGCTGCGGCCTGTCATGGAGCTGTTCGAGAGCGGCGACAAGGCGCGCGTGGCGCAGCTGCGTCGGCTCGACGAGGAGGTCAACCGTGCCCACACCGACATCAAACTCTACATCGCCGAGGTCAATCGAGGCACGATGAGCCAGGACGAGGCGCGCCGCGGCATCGAACTCACCGACCTCGCCATCAATCTCGAACATGCCGGCGATATCATCGCCAAGAACCTGCTGGTTCTGGCCGAAGAGAAGAGCGACAAGAGGCTGAGCTTCTCCAGGGAAGGCTGGTCGGAACTGACGGCCCTGCATGACCGGGTGCTGGCCAACATGCAGATCGCCATGAACGTTCTGGTGTCGGGCGACCTCGAGGCGGCGCGCCAGCTGGTGGTCGAGAAGGAACGCATGCGCAGGCTGGAGCGCGACAGCCACGAACGCCACCTCAAGCGCCTGCAGTCGGGTACGCCGCAAAGCATCGAGACCAGCGATATCCACCTCGAAGCGGTGCGGGCGCTGAAGGAGTTCAACTCGCTTCTGGTCTCGGTCGCTTACCCGATCCTGACTCAAAGCGGCGACCTGCTCGAAAGCCGGCTGGCGAAGACGGCCTGA
- a CDS encoding 2-aminoethylphosphonate--pyruvate transaminase: protein MLSEHKLAAQATFPAPAPLPAPALGEPYLLTPGPLTTSYAVKQAMLRDWGSWDGDFRAMTSEMRQRLLAMLGDGNGEFDCVPMQGSGSFAVEAMLGSFVPRDGKALVLVNGAYGQRIVQTLGYLGRDHVAIDKGDYMPPRGDEVAAALDADPAITHVILVHCETSSGILNPVAEISETVYAKGRKFLVDSMSAFGAIPLEVGDVRYEAMVSSANKCIEGVPGFGFIIARKSELEAAKGRSHSLSLDVHAQWAHMNKTGQWRYTPPTHVVAAFLEALRQHEVEGGVAGRGARYARNRDVMVSGMRELGFETLLKDRWLSPIIVTFFNPAHPDFSFDRFYELMKEKGFIIYPGKLTVVDSFRVGCIGRMDEHVMRKVVEAAGQSLREMGVDTAAPPAAAIAERAKLAA from the coding sequence ATGCTGTCCGAACACAAGCTTGCGGCTCAGGCCACCTTCCCCGCTCCGGCCCCCCTCCCTGCTCCGGCATTGGGCGAGCCCTATTTGCTCACCCCCGGGCCGCTGACCACCTCCTATGCGGTCAAGCAGGCGATGCTGCGCGACTGGGGCTCCTGGGACGGCGACTTCCGTGCGATGACATCAGAGATGCGCCAGCGTCTGCTCGCCATGCTCGGCGACGGCAACGGCGAGTTCGATTGCGTACCGATGCAAGGCAGCGGCAGCTTCGCCGTCGAGGCGATGCTCGGCTCGTTCGTGCCGCGTGACGGCAAGGCGCTGGTGCTGGTCAATGGCGCCTACGGCCAGCGTATCGTCCAGACGCTCGGCTATCTCGGTCGCGACCACGTCGCCATCGACAAGGGCGACTACATGCCGCCGCGCGGTGATGAGGTGGCTGCAGCCCTCGACGCCGACCCTGCCATCACCCATGTCATCCTGGTCCACTGCGAGACCAGCTCCGGCATCCTCAACCCGGTCGCCGAGATCTCCGAAACCGTCTACGCCAAGGGCCGCAAGTTCCTGGTCGACTCGATGAGCGCCTTTGGTGCCATCCCGCTCGAAGTCGGCGACGTGCGCTACGAGGCCATGGTGTCTTCCGCCAACAAATGCATCGAGGGCGTACCCGGCTTCGGCTTCATCATCGCCCGCAAGAGTGAGCTCGAAGCCGCAAAGGGCCGCAGCCATTCGCTCAGCCTCGACGTGCATGCCCAGTGGGCGCACATGAACAAGACCGGCCAGTGGCGCTACACCCCACCGACGCATGTGGTGGCGGCTTTCCTTGAAGCGCTGCGCCAGCACGAGGTCGAGGGCGGCGTTGCCGGCCGCGGCGCCCGCTACGCCAGAAACCGTGACGTCATGGTTTCTGGCATGCGCGAACTGGGCTTTGAAACGCTGCTCAAGGACCGCTGGCTGTCGCCGATCATCGTCACCTTCTTCAACCCGGCGCATCCGGATTTTTCCTTCGACCGCTTCTACGAGCTGATGAAGGAAAAGGGCTTCATCATCTATCCGGGCAAGCTGACCGTAGTGGACAGCTTCCGCGTCGGGTGCATCGGACGGATGGATGAGCATGTCATGCGTAAGGTGGTCGAGGCTGCCGGCCAGTCGTTGCGCGAAATGGGCGTCGATACCGCTGCTCCCCCCGCAGCTGCCATCGCCGAGCGCGCCAAGCTCGCCGCCTGA
- the phnA gene encoding phosphonoacetate hydrolase, with product MNKMTTINVSANGRNYEWPRVPAIAICLDGCEPAYLDEAIKADLMPNLVKIRAKGTERTAHSVIPSFTNPNNLSIATGRPPAVHGICGNYLYERETGKEVMMNDPRFLRAPTVFQAFYDAGARVAVVTAKDKLRALLGSGLKFDEGRAICFSSEKSDVSTKAEHGIDNASAWLGKPVPEVYSAELSEFVFAAGVKLLKEFKPDVMYLTTTDYVQHKYAPGVPQANAFYEMFDKYLGELDALGAAIVITADHGMKPKHKADGTPDVVYVQDLLDEWLGKDAARVILPITDPYVVHHGALGSFATAYLPEGADQAGIMKRLASIEGIDVVIDNATACERFELPSDRIGDIVLVSTENKTIGTSEHRHDLAALNEPLRSHGGLTEQAVPFIVNRKLPTLPNEPVLRNFDAFYYAAMAAALA from the coding sequence ATGAACAAGATGACCACGATCAACGTCAGCGCCAACGGCCGCAACTATGAATGGCCGCGCGTGCCGGCGATTGCCATCTGCCTCGACGGCTGCGAGCCTGCCTATCTCGACGAAGCGATCAAGGCGGACCTTATGCCGAACCTGGTGAAGATCCGCGCCAAGGGCACCGAGCGCACCGCCCACAGCGTCATCCCGAGCTTCACCAACCCCAACAATCTGTCGATCGCCACCGGCCGTCCGCCGGCCGTGCATGGCATCTGCGGCAACTATCTCTATGAGCGCGAGACCGGCAAGGAAGTGATGATGAACGACCCGCGCTTCCTGCGCGCGCCGACCGTCTTCCAGGCGTTCTACGATGCCGGCGCACGCGTTGCCGTGGTCACCGCCAAGGACAAGCTGCGCGCCCTGCTCGGCAGCGGCCTGAAGTTCGACGAAGGCCGCGCCATCTGCTTTTCGTCGGAAAAGTCCGATGTCTCGACCAAGGCCGAGCACGGCATCGACAATGCGTCGGCCTGGCTCGGCAAGCCAGTGCCGGAAGTCTATTCGGCGGAACTGTCGGAGTTCGTCTTTGCCGCTGGCGTCAAGCTGCTGAAGGAATTCAAGCCTGACGTGATGTACCTGACCACCACCGACTACGTGCAGCACAAATATGCGCCCGGCGTGCCGCAGGCCAACGCCTTCTACGAGATGTTCGACAAGTATCTCGGCGAACTCGACGCGCTCGGTGCTGCCATCGTCATCACCGCCGACCATGGCATGAAGCCCAAGCACAAGGCCGACGGCACCCCTGACGTGGTCTATGTCCAGGACCTGCTCGACGAGTGGCTCGGCAAGGACGCAGCGCGCGTCATCCTGCCGATCACCGATCCTTATGTCGTCCATCACGGCGCGCTCGGTTCGTTTGCCACCGCCTACCTGCCCGAGGGTGCTGACCAGGCCGGCATCATGAAGCGCCTTGCGTCCATCGAAGGCATCGACGTCGTCATCGACAATGCCACCGCCTGCGAGCGCTTCGAATTGCCCTCCGACCGCATCGGCGACATCGTTCTGGTGTCCACTGAGAACAAGACCATCGGCACCAGCGAGCATCGCCATGATCTGGCAGCGCTCAACGAGCCGCTGCGCTCGCATGGTGGCCTGACTGAGCAGGCGGTTCCGTTCATCGTCAACCGCAAGCTGCCGACGCTGCCCAATGAGCCGGTTCTGCGCAACTTCGATGCGTTCTATTATGCCGCCATGGCGGCAGCGCTGGCCTGA